A region of Rhizobium grahamii DNA encodes the following proteins:
- a CDS encoding carbohydrate ABC transporter permease: MALKTAEVALAPVKSFDGPNGKKPKRVLSPRNIMLYGTLFVAAAYYLLPLYVMIVTSLKGMPEIRMGNIFSPPMEITFEPWVKAWATACTGLNCDGLSRGFWNSVRITVPSVIASIAIASVNGYALANWRFKGSELFFSILVIGAFIPYQVMIYPIVIVLRELGIYGTLTGLIIVHSIFGMPILTLLFRNYFASLPQELFKAARIDGAGFWQIFLKIMVPMSLPIFVVAMILQVTGIWNDFLFGVVFTRPEYYPMTVQLNNIVNSVQGVKEYNVNMAATILTGLVPLVVYFVSGRLFVRGIAAGAVKG; encoded by the coding sequence ATCGCTCTCAAGACCGCCGAGGTCGCACTGGCACCGGTCAAGTCCTTCGACGGACCGAACGGCAAGAAGCCGAAGCGGGTGCTCTCGCCGCGCAACATCATGCTCTACGGCACGCTGTTCGTTGCTGCCGCCTATTACCTGCTGCCGCTCTACGTGATGATCGTCACGTCGCTGAAGGGGATGCCCGAGATTCGTATGGGCAACATCTTCTCGCCGCCGATGGAGATCACCTTCGAGCCGTGGGTGAAGGCCTGGGCGACGGCCTGCACCGGCTTGAACTGCGACGGTCTTTCGCGCGGTTTCTGGAATTCGGTGCGCATCACCGTACCATCCGTCATCGCGTCGATCGCCATTGCCTCGGTCAACGGCTATGCGCTCGCCAACTGGCGCTTCAAGGGCTCGGAACTGTTCTTCTCGATCCTCGTGATAGGGGCGTTCATTCCCTACCAGGTGATGATCTATCCGATCGTCATCGTGCTGCGCGAACTCGGCATCTACGGGACGCTGACCGGGCTGATCATCGTGCACTCGATCTTCGGCATGCCGATCCTGACGCTGCTCTTCCGCAACTACTTCGCGTCGCTGCCGCAGGAGTTGTTCAAGGCCGCGCGTATCGACGGGGCAGGGTTCTGGCAGATCTTCCTGAAGATCATGGTGCCGATGTCGCTGCCGATCTTCGTCGTCGCCATGATCCTGCAGGTCACCGGCATCTGGAACGACTTCCTGTTCGGCGTCGTCTTTACCAGGCCGGAGTACTACCCGATGACCGTGCAGCTCAACAACATCGTCAATTCCGTCCAGGGCGTGAAGGAATACAACGTCAACATGGCCGCAACGATCCTCACGGGTCTGGTGCCGCTCGTTGTCTACTTCGTCTCGGGACGTCTGTTCGTCCGTGGCATTGCCGCCGGCGCAGTGAAAGGCTGA
- a CDS encoding carbohydrate ABC transporter permease, which yields MTGQAKAGRPNQLLRNLNSKIASIPMILTAVVIFLGGTVWTVFYSFTNSKLLPRLSFVGFDQYKRLWAAPRWIVSIENLAVYGVLSLIFSLVIGFTLAALMDQKIRFENAFRTIFLYPFALSFIVTGLVWQWVLNPEFGVQSVVRSLGWTSFTFDPLYTPSIVIYGVLIAALWQGTGLVMCLMLAGLRGIDEDIWKASRVDGIPMWKTYLFIVIPMMRPVFITTLVIIASGIVKVYDLVVAQTSGGPGISSEVPAKYVYDYMFQAQNLGQGFAASTMMLITVAIIIIPWAYLEFGGGRKRA from the coding sequence ATGACGGGTCAAGCGAAAGCAGGCCGGCCAAACCAGTTACTGCGCAATCTGAACTCGAAGATTGCGTCGATCCCCATGATCCTGACCGCCGTGGTCATCTTTCTCGGCGGCACGGTGTGGACGGTGTTCTACTCATTCACCAACTCGAAGCTCCTTCCACGGTTGAGCTTCGTCGGTTTCGACCAGTACAAGCGCCTCTGGGCTGCACCACGCTGGATCGTCTCCATCGAGAATCTTGCCGTCTACGGCGTTCTATCCCTCATCTTCAGCCTCGTCATCGGCTTCACGCTGGCGGCGCTGATGGATCAGAAGATCCGGTTCGAGAATGCGTTCCGGACGATCTTCCTTTATCCCTTCGCGCTGTCCTTCATCGTCACCGGCCTTGTCTGGCAGTGGGTACTCAATCCCGAATTCGGCGTGCAGTCGGTGGTGCGTTCGCTCGGCTGGACGAGCTTCACCTTCGATCCGCTCTATACGCCAAGCATCGTCATCTACGGCGTGCTGATCGCGGCTCTCTGGCAGGGAACGGGCCTTGTCATGTGCCTGATGCTCGCCGGCCTGCGCGGGATCGACGAGGACATCTGGAAGGCCTCGCGCGTCGACGGCATTCCGATGTGGAAGACCTATCTGTTCATTGTCATCCCCATGATGCGTCCCGTCTTCATCACGACGCTCGTGATCATCGCGTCCGGTATCGTCAAGGTCTACGACCTCGTGGTGGCGCAGACGTCGGGTGGACCGGGCATCTCGTCGGAAGTGCCGGCCAAGTATGTCTACGACTACATGTTCCAGGCGCAGAACCTGGGGCAGGGCTTCGCCGCCTCGACCATGATGCTAATCACGGTCGCGATCATCATCATTCCATGGGCTTATCTGGAATTCGGGGGAGGGCGTAAACGTGCCTGA
- a CDS encoding ABC transporter substrate-binding protein: MNFRLMAAALAASVVLPLGAANATDLEVTHWWTSGGEAAAVAELAKAFDATGNHWVDGAIAGSGGTARPIMVSRITGGDPMGATQFNHGRQAEELVQSGLMRDLTDVATAEHWKDIIRPASLLDSCTIDGKIYCAPVNIHSWQWLWLSNAAFKKAGVEVPKNWDEFVAAAPALEKAGIVPLAVGGQPWQATGAFDVLLVAIAGKDTFYKVFKDKDADVAAGPEIAKVFKAADDARKMSKGSNVQDWNQATNLVITGKAGGQIMGDWAQGEFALAGQKAGTDYTCLPGLGVNEIISTGGDAFYFPKLKDEAKSKAQDVLAKTLLDPTTQVAFNLKKGSLPVRGDVDLAAANDCMKKGLEILKKGNVIEGTDQLLSADSQKQKEDLFSEFFANPSMTPEAAQKRFAEIIGSAD, from the coding sequence ATGAATTTTCGTTTGATGGCGGCTGCGCTCGCCGCTTCCGTCGTGCTGCCGCTCGGTGCGGCGAACGCGACCGATCTTGAAGTCACGCATTGGTGGACATCCGGTGGCGAAGCCGCTGCCGTGGCTGAACTCGCCAAGGCATTCGACGCGACCGGCAACCACTGGGTTGACGGCGCTATCGCCGGTTCCGGCGGCACCGCGCGTCCGATCATGGTCAGCCGCATCACCGGCGGCGATCCGATGGGCGCTACCCAGTTCAACCATGGCCGTCAGGCCGAGGAACTGGTGCAGTCCGGCCTGATGCGCGACCTGACCGATGTCGCCACCGCCGAGCACTGGAAGGACATCATTCGTCCGGCAAGCCTGCTCGACAGCTGCACGATCGACGGCAAGATCTATTGCGCTCCTGTCAATATCCACTCCTGGCAGTGGCTGTGGCTTTCGAACGCTGCCTTCAAGAAGGCCGGCGTCGAAGTGCCGAAGAACTGGGATGAGTTCGTCGCTGCCGCACCGGCACTCGAAAAGGCCGGCATCGTGCCGCTCGCCGTCGGTGGTCAGCCGTGGCAGGCAACAGGCGCGTTCGACGTGCTGTTGGTCGCAATCGCCGGCAAGGATACCTTCTACAAGGTGTTCAAGGACAAGGATGCCGACGTAGCTGCTGGTCCCGAGATCGCTAAGGTCTTCAAGGCTGCAGACGACGCCCGCAAGATGTCGAAGGGCAGCAATGTCCAGGATTGGAACCAGGCAACCAATCTGGTCATCACCGGCAAGGCCGGCGGCCAGATCATGGGTGACTGGGCACAGGGCGAATTCGCGCTGGCCGGCCAGAAGGCTGGCACCGACTACACCTGCCTTCCGGGCCTCGGCGTGAACGAGATCATCTCTACCGGTGGTGATGCCTTCTACTTCCCGAAGCTCAAGGATGAAGCAAAGTCGAAAGCGCAGGACGTACTCGCCAAGACGCTGCTCGACCCCACGACCCAGGTTGCCTTCAACCTGAAGAAGGGCTCGCTGCCGGTTCGCGGCGACGTTGACCTCGCAGCCGCCAACGACTGCATGAAGAAGGGTCTCGAGATCCTGAAAAAGGGCAACGTGATCGAAGGCACCGACCAGCTGCTTTCGGCCGACAGCCAGAAGCAGAAGGAAGACCTCTTCTCGGAGTTCTTCGCCAATCCGTCGATGACGCCTGAAGCTGCCCAGAAGCGCTTCGCTGAAATCATCGGCTCTGCCGACTGA
- a CDS encoding LacI family transcriptional regulator, with protein sequence MENKANFGGTTSEVTRERPTLKTIAFMTGLGVTTVSRALKDAPDIGAETKERVRMVARQLGYQPNRAGVRLRTGKTNVIALVLSIDEEIMGFSSQMVFGISEVLTGTPYHIVVTPHSHSKDPMLPVRYILETGSADGVIISRIEPDDPRVRLLAEHNMPFATHGRTDAGLTHPFHDFDNEAFAHQAVEKLVGRGRKRIALLQPPSKLTYYTHMRIGFQTGLHDYGAEEVPLRVTIDNTLEEIRNAVEVMMRAPNAPDGIVCSAGSAAIAVNAGIEAAGKHLGRDVDMVSKESAPILNWIRPEIITAYEDVRHAGREMAKAVIARIDGIEPELLQSISQPVWSRKGK encoded by the coding sequence ATGGAAAACAAAGCAAATTTTGGAGGAACGACCTCCGAGGTCACTCGGGAACGGCCGACACTGAAAACGATTGCCTTCATGACCGGGCTCGGCGTGACGACGGTCTCCCGCGCCTTGAAGGATGCCCCCGATATCGGCGCGGAAACCAAGGAACGCGTGCGGATGGTCGCGCGCCAACTCGGCTACCAGCCGAACCGCGCCGGCGTGCGCCTTCGCACAGGCAAGACAAACGTCATCGCCCTCGTCCTCAGCATCGACGAGGAGATCATGGGCTTCAGCAGCCAGATGGTGTTCGGCATCTCGGAAGTGCTGACCGGCACGCCTTACCATATCGTCGTAACGCCGCACTCCCACAGCAAGGACCCGATGCTGCCGGTGCGCTACATCCTGGAAACGGGATCGGCTGACGGCGTCATCATCTCACGCATAGAGCCCGACGACCCGCGCGTCCGCCTGCTGGCCGAACACAACATGCCCTTTGCCACGCACGGGCGCACCGATGCTGGCCTCACCCACCCCTTCCACGATTTCGACAACGAGGCTTTCGCCCATCAGGCCGTCGAGAAGCTGGTCGGGCGCGGACGCAAGCGCATCGCCCTTCTCCAGCCGCCAAGCAAGCTGACCTATTACACGCATATGCGCATCGGCTTTCAGACAGGACTGCATGACTACGGCGCCGAAGAAGTGCCGCTGCGCGTCACGATCGACAATACGCTCGAAGAAATCCGCAACGCCGTCGAAGTAATGATGCGTGCGCCAAATGCGCCTGACGGTATCGTCTGCTCCGCCGGCAGCGCCGCCATCGCCGTCAATGCCGGCATAGAGGCGGCCGGTAAACACTTGGGCCGCGATGTCGACATGGTCTCCAAGGAATCGGCGCCTATCCTCAACTGGATCCGCCCCGAGATCATTACCGCCTATGAAGATGTCCGGCATGCCGGCCGGGAGATGGCAAAGGCCGTCATCGCGCGCATCGACGGCATCGAGCCTGAATTGCTGCAGAGTATCAGCCAACCCGTCTGGTCGCGGAAAGGCAAATAG
- a CDS encoding cysteine hydrolase family protein: protein MTTALLIIDVQNAILSGKGTPERQPILDAALDSTVSRLQSLRADARSAGIPVVLVQHDGAPGHRLAMNTDGWAIRPELSPVDGDTVVHKKSSDSFFETDLADRLAERGVMHLIVGGCMTQFCVDTTVRRAVSLGYDVTLIADGHTTGDSGTLDFADIVAHHNETLDDFDAGNARILVRPAADIQF from the coding sequence ATGACAACGGCGCTGCTGATCATCGACGTTCAGAATGCAATTCTATCGGGGAAAGGCACGCCCGAGCGCCAGCCGATCCTTGATGCCGCACTGGATAGCACCGTCTCACGACTGCAATCGCTCCGAGCCGACGCCCGCAGCGCCGGGATACCGGTCGTTCTCGTTCAGCACGACGGGGCGCCCGGGCATCGACTGGCGATGAACACCGACGGCTGGGCGATCCGGCCTGAGCTTTCCCCGGTCGATGGCGACACCGTCGTTCACAAGAAGAGCTCGGACTCGTTCTTCGAAACGGATCTTGCGGACAGGCTTGCGGAGCGAGGTGTGATGCATCTGATTGTCGGCGGTTGCATGACACAATTCTGCGTCGACACGACTGTCAGGCGTGCGGTCTCATTGGGATACGATGTCACGCTGATTGCCGACGGCCACACGACAGGCGATTCGGGAACGCTTGATTTCGCGGATATCGTCGCACACCACAATGAAACGCTCGACGATTTCGACGCTGGCAACGCCAGGATCCTCGTCCGTCCCGCAGCCGACATTCAATTCTGA
- the gndA gene encoding NADP-dependent phosphogluconate dehydrogenase, with protein sequence MTHRRCIVEKAEIGLIGLAVMGSNLALNIAEKGNKIAVFNRTLEKTDEFYESAGDLKKQIIPCKTIEEFVEAIRPPRPIIIMIKAGEAVDQQMELLRPYLSKGDIMIDAGNANFRDTIARFDRLKNTELTFIGMGVSGGEEGARHGPSIMVGGTEESWKRVEPVLTSIAAKYKGDPCVAWLGNDGAGHFVKTIHNGIEYADMQMIAEIYGILRDGLGKSAKDISGIFGDWNKGRLNSYLIEISEKVLAATDPISGGAMVDMILDKAGQKGTGKWSAIEAQNMGIPATAIEAAVAARSLSSMKTEREAAEKIFGKPEYKFPIAYGPELVKDLELALFAAKIGAYAQGFAVMAEASREFNWSLPMPVIAKIWRDGCIIRSQFLDEITSAFTKAPDVANLIVTPAFSEMVKESLPALRRVVGAALQAGLPVPALTSALTYFDAYRQGRGTANLIQAQRDFFGAHGFDRLDGKDFHHGPWGSGAATF encoded by the coding sequence ATGACTCATCGGAGGTGTATCGTGGAAAAGGCAGAAATCGGGCTTATCGGCCTTGCGGTCATGGGTTCCAACCTGGCGCTCAACATCGCGGAAAAAGGCAACAAGATCGCGGTCTTCAACCGCACTCTCGAAAAGACGGATGAGTTCTACGAGAGCGCCGGCGATCTGAAGAAGCAGATCATTCCCTGCAAGACGATCGAGGAGTTCGTCGAGGCGATCCGCCCGCCGCGCCCGATCATCATCATGATCAAGGCCGGTGAAGCCGTCGACCAGCAGATGGAGCTTCTGCGTCCTTACCTGTCCAAGGGCGACATCATGATCGATGCCGGCAACGCCAATTTCCGCGACACCATCGCCCGCTTCGACCGGCTGAAGAACACCGAACTGACCTTCATCGGCATGGGTGTCTCCGGTGGCGAGGAAGGTGCGCGTCATGGCCCGTCGATCATGGTCGGTGGCACGGAAGAGAGCTGGAAGCGCGTCGAGCCGGTGCTGACCTCGATCGCCGCCAAGTACAAGGGTGACCCGTGCGTTGCCTGGCTTGGCAATGACGGTGCCGGCCACTTCGTCAAGACGATCCACAACGGCATCGAATATGCCGACATGCAGATGATCGCCGAAATCTACGGCATCCTGCGTGACGGCCTCGGCAAGAGCGCCAAGGACATCTCCGGCATCTTCGGCGACTGGAACAAGGGTCGCCTGAACTCCTACCTGATCGAGATCTCCGAGAAGGTTCTGGCCGCAACGGATCCGATCTCCGGCGGCGCGATGGTCGACATGATCCTCGACAAGGCCGGCCAGAAGGGCACCGGCAAGTGGTCGGCGATCGAAGCGCAGAACATGGGCATTCCGGCAACGGCGATTGAAGCGGCGGTTGCCGCCCGCAGCCTGTCGTCGATGAAGACCGAGCGTGAAGCCGCCGAAAAGATCTTCGGCAAGCCGGAATACAAGTTCCCGATCGCCTACGGTCCCGAGCTCGTCAAGGATCTGGAGTTGGCGCTGTTCGCCGCCAAGATCGGCGCTTACGCACAGGGCTTCGCGGTGATGGCGGAAGCCTCGCGCGAGTTCAACTGGTCGCTGCCGATGCCTGTCATCGCCAAGATCTGGCGCGATGGCTGCATCATTCGCTCACAGTTCCTCGATGAGATCACCTCGGCCTTTACGAAGGCGCCTGACGTTGCGAACCTGATCGTGACGCCTGCTTTCTCCGAGATGGTCAAGGAATCGCTGCCAGCGCTGCGTCGCGTCGTCGGCGCTGCGCTTCAGGCGGGCCTGCCGGTTCCGGCGCTCACCTCGGCGCTGACGTACTTCGACGCCTACCGCCAGGGCCGTGGCACTGCCAACCTGATCCAGGCGCAGCGCGACTTCTTCGGCGCCCACGGCTTCGACCGCCTCGACGGCAAGGACTTCCACCACGGCCCATGGGGCAGCGGTGCTGCCACGTTCTAA
- a CDS encoding helix-turn-helix domain-containing protein has protein sequence MASQERQAPATLVTRAGSYREQPAERQLAGHFHCLWSHNIASSGRVAIVPDGYCDLVWIAGRVMVAGPDRTSAFPDMPMGAEVVGARFAPGSAAGWLGVALSEIVGQSVPLEDFWGTRARTLGQQLSDCGDNQERLRLLQLVLEKEAGEHSPPPDDIRHAFGIATAHSTDDLTDRLLADIGIGERQLRRRCRHYFGYGAKTLSRIRRFQRLLSLLRSSPSASLAEIAFTVGYSDQAHMNRDVRELSSMTPLELQRQAAPSTATQAS, from the coding sequence ATGGCAAGTCAGGAAAGACAGGCGCCCGCAACGCTTGTAACGCGCGCCGGCAGCTACCGCGAGCAGCCCGCGGAGCGTCAGCTGGCGGGCCACTTCCATTGCCTCTGGTCGCATAACATTGCCTCCAGCGGCAGGGTTGCGATCGTGCCCGACGGCTATTGCGACCTTGTCTGGATCGCCGGGCGCGTCATGGTTGCCGGCCCTGATCGCACAAGCGCGTTCCCTGACATGCCGATGGGTGCGGAGGTCGTCGGGGCTCGCTTTGCGCCCGGATCCGCAGCTGGATGGCTGGGAGTAGCGCTGTCCGAGATCGTCGGGCAGTCCGTTCCGCTTGAGGATTTCTGGGGAACGAGGGCGCGTACACTTGGGCAACAGCTCTCCGATTGCGGTGATAACCAGGAGAGGCTCCGGCTGCTGCAACTGGTGTTGGAAAAGGAGGCGGGAGAACATTCCCCGCCGCCGGATGATATCCGCCATGCCTTTGGCATCGCGACCGCACATTCGACCGACGACCTCACTGATCGGCTCCTGGCGGACATCGGCATTGGAGAACGACAACTCCGGCGTCGCTGCCGTCACTATTTCGGATACGGCGCGAAAACCTTGTCGCGCATCAGGCGGTTCCAGCGGCTGCTCTCGCTGCTGCGATCATCGCCATCGGCATCGCTTGCCGAGATTGCCTTTACCGTAGGCTACAGCGACCAGGCGCACATGAACCGCGACGTTCGGGAGCTATCAAGCATGACGCCGTTAGAGCTACAGCGTCAGGCGGCACCTTCGACCGCCACGCAGGCGTCATGA
- a CDS encoding SRPBCC family protein, producing the protein MTIMPVRIIHQSIDRNWQDVYAFASEPVNMPLWASGLASGLKPDGDDWIAEGVLGTARVSFVPKNAFGVIDHTVTIESGLRVYNALRVVPNGDGCVVMFTLLRLPDMTDEQFEADAAHVARDLESLRSLTENGDTR; encoded by the coding sequence ATGACAATAATGCCCGTCAGAATTATCCACCAATCCATCGACCGCAACTGGCAGGACGTCTACGCCTTCGCCAGCGAGCCTGTGAACATGCCGCTTTGGGCGTCGGGTCTTGCATCCGGCCTGAAACCCGACGGCGACGACTGGATCGCCGAAGGCGTCCTCGGTACGGCGCGGGTCAGCTTCGTGCCGAAGAATGCCTTCGGCGTGATCGATCACACAGTCACGATCGAAAGCGGCCTGCGGGTCTACAACGCCCTGCGCGTCGTCCCGAACGGCGATGGTTGTGTCGTCATGTTCACGCTGCTACGCCTCCCTGATATGACCGACGAGCAGTTCGAAGCGGATGCGGCGCATGTCGCACGTGACCTCGAGAGCCTGAGGTCTCTGACGGAAAACGGAGACACACGATGA
- a CDS encoding VOC family protein, translated as MTTISDVQRIDYVEFNVTDIEATKAFYGRAFGWQFKDYGPNYCEFSDGRLTGGFTNLEKPRPGGPLVILYADDLEASLASVESAGGKIIRPITGFPGGRRFHFGDPDGYELAVWTRA; from the coding sequence ATGACCACCATCAGCGACGTGCAACGGATAGACTATGTCGAGTTCAACGTGACCGACATCGAAGCGACGAAGGCCTTTTATGGCCGTGCCTTTGGCTGGCAGTTCAAGGATTACGGGCCGAACTATTGCGAGTTCAGCGACGGCCGGCTGACCGGAGGGTTCACCAATCTGGAGAAGCCCCGCCCGGGCGGACCGCTGGTGATCCTCTACGCGGATGATCTCGAGGCCTCGCTTGCCAGCGTCGAAAGCGCCGGGGGCAAGATCATCCGACCGATTACCGGCTTTCCCGGCGGTCGCCGCTTCCATTTCGGCGATCCCGATGGCTATGAGCTCGCGGTGTGGACACGTGCCTGA
- a CDS encoding PAS domain-containing protein, whose protein sequence is MLGLFQAFSLRCAQINEAIRLGDDARVSSLDRHLDGLVEAIIGCRAENLLYIHMQLQFVGCLIDQYADDSDYVREHVKLLSHLMEQYFGTPSPQWRMTAPVPEPISVPGAYVPNTDNGNFLNAAILEAIPDRVAVLTRDYRYLYSNAANSHYLGKKPMEMIGRHIMEFIGEKRFNDCVKAKLDACFGGEGSEHSYERKSSALVEDMRCRMSPLRDASGSVIGALIILEKRGAKAVTLAA, encoded by the coding sequence TTGCTAGGGCTTTTTCAAGCGTTTTCGCTGCGCTGCGCGCAGATCAACGAGGCGATACGGCTCGGCGATGACGCGCGAGTCAGCAGCCTCGACCGCCATCTCGACGGGCTGGTCGAGGCGATTATCGGCTGCCGCGCCGAAAACCTGCTTTACATTCACATGCAATTGCAGTTCGTCGGTTGCCTGATCGATCAGTACGCCGATGACAGCGACTATGTGCGAGAGCACGTGAAGCTGCTTTCGCACCTGATGGAGCAGTATTTCGGAACGCCTTCGCCGCAGTGGCGCATGACCGCGCCGGTTCCCGAGCCGATTTCAGTTCCGGGCGCCTATGTTCCGAACACCGACAATGGGAACTTCCTCAACGCGGCCATCCTCGAGGCGATACCCGACCGCGTGGCGGTTCTGACCCGAGACTACCGCTATCTCTATTCGAATGCGGCCAACTCCCACTATCTCGGCAAGAAGCCAATGGAGATGATCGGGCGCCACATCATGGAGTTCATCGGCGAGAAGCGCTTCAATGATTGCGTGAAGGCCAAGCTTGACGCCTGCTTCGGCGGCGAGGGCTCTGAGCATTCCTACGAGCGGAAGAGCAGCGCGCTTGTCGAGGACATGCGCTGCCGCATGTCGCCGCTTAGGGACGCGTCCGGCAGCGTTATCGGCGCGCTGATCATTCTCGAAAAGCGCGGCGCGAAGGCGGTTACGCTCGCCGCCTGA
- a CDS encoding lipid A biosynthesis lauroyl acyltransferase: MKLFITRIVLKLQHFRQWLIAQVMFGFLNFLKLFPADGAINFIDWLMRRIGPKMRRHKLMLTNLRNAFPEKSDAEINEIALGSWANMGRLAAEYVFLDRLFDFDPEQSKPGRVEVSGIPIFIDLLENPRPFIVFAGHTGNFELLPVAGAAFGLYVTVLFRPPNNPYVAQKVFDFRSARMGKLVPSHAGSSFALARQLEAGQGVGVLVDQKFQKGLKTEFFGLPVQTNPLLGKLVRQFGCEVYPARCIRLPGNRYRLEIEPRIEMPRDANGNLDLTATAQLLNDKVESWVREYPEQWLWYHDRWQIKHSVFK; this comes from the coding sequence TTGAAGCTCTTCATCACCCGCATCGTGCTCAAACTGCAGCATTTCCGCCAGTGGCTGATTGCGCAGGTGATGTTCGGATTCCTGAATTTCCTGAAGCTCTTTCCGGCCGATGGGGCGATCAATTTCATCGATTGGCTGATGCGCAGGATCGGCCCGAAGATGCGTCGGCACAAGCTGATGCTGACCAATCTCCGGAATGCCTTCCCTGAGAAGAGCGACGCTGAAATCAACGAGATCGCGCTTGGAAGCTGGGCCAATATGGGCCGTCTGGCGGCCGAGTACGTGTTCCTGGATCGGCTCTTCGATTTCGACCCCGAGCAATCGAAACCGGGCAGGGTGGAGGTATCGGGCATTCCGATCTTCATCGACCTCCTTGAAAATCCGCGGCCATTCATCGTGTTTGCGGGACACACGGGGAATTTCGAGCTGCTGCCGGTCGCGGGTGCCGCCTTCGGCCTCTACGTGACGGTTCTCTTCCGTCCGCCGAACAACCCTTACGTGGCGCAGAAGGTCTTCGACTTCCGAAGCGCGCGCATGGGCAAGCTCGTGCCGTCGCATGCCGGCTCGTCGTTTGCGCTGGCGCGGCAGCTCGAAGCGGGGCAGGGCGTCGGCGTGCTCGTCGACCAGAAGTTCCAGAAGGGGCTGAAGACCGAGTTCTTCGGACTACCCGTGCAGACCAACCCGCTGCTCGGAAAGCTGGTTCGGCAATTCGGCTGCGAGGTTTATCCGGCCCGATGCATCCGGCTGCCGGGAAATCGCTATCGTCTCGAGATCGAACCGCGCATTGAAATGCCGCGCGATGCCAACGGCAATCTCGATCTCACGGCAACCGCACAGCTTTTGAACGATAAAGTTGAAAGCTGGGTGCGGGAATATCCCGAACAATGGCTCTGGTATCATGATCGCTGGCAGATCAAGCACAGCGTATTCAAGTAA
- a CDS encoding zinc-binding dehydrogenase, whose translation MRALQLIDDRKLEITDLPEPDAPAAGEVTLRVKAVALNHIDVWGWRGMAFAKRKMPLVIGAEASGVVEAIGPGVANVLPGQLVSIYGARTCGLCRPCREGRDNLCEHVSGVHGFHLDGFAQEKVNLPARLLVPAPPGVDAIGAALAPVTFGTVEHMLFDNAKLEPGETILVHAGGSGIGTAAIQLAKKIGCTVITTVGSDDKIEKAKALGADHVINYRTDRFEGVVRKLTKKKGVDVVFEHVGKDTWAGSMLCMKRGGRLVTCGSTSGVSTEMNLMMLFQQQLKLLGSFGCRMENMADAMQKMGRGLVHPVIDTEVSFDDIDRALERMESRQIFGKIILKMD comes from the coding sequence ATGCGCGCTTTGCAACTGATCGACGACCGCAAGCTTGAGATCACCGATCTGCCCGAGCCCGATGCTCCCGCTGCCGGCGAGGTGACGCTGCGCGTCAAGGCCGTCGCCCTGAACCACATCGACGTCTGGGGTTGGCGCGGCATGGCCTTCGCCAAGCGCAAGATGCCGCTGGTCATCGGTGCTGAAGCTTCCGGCGTGGTCGAGGCGATCGGCCCTGGCGTTGCCAATGTCCTGCCGGGGCAGCTGGTTTCGATCTACGGCGCGCGCACCTGCGGTCTCTGCCGCCCGTGCCGCGAGGGCCGAGACAATCTTTGCGAACATGTCTCCGGTGTTCATGGCTTCCATCTCGACGGCTTTGCGCAGGAAAAGGTCAATCTGCCTGCGCGCCTTCTGGTTCCGGCTCCTCCCGGTGTCGATGCGATCGGTGCTGCGCTGGCTCCCGTGACCTTCGGAACTGTCGAGCACATGCTGTTCGATAATGCCAAGCTTGAGCCCGGCGAAACCATTCTCGTGCATGCTGGCGGTTCCGGCATCGGCACGGCTGCCATCCAGCTTGCCAAGAAGATCGGCTGCACCGTCATCACGACTGTCGGCTCCGACGACAAGATCGAGAAGGCCAAGGCGCTTGGCGCAGATCACGTCATCAACTACCGCACCGACCGTTTCGAGGGCGTTGTCCGCAAGCTCACCAAGAAGAAGGGCGTCGATGTTGTTTTTGAACACGTCGGCAAGGACACCTGGGCCGGCTCTATGCTTTGCATGAAGCGTGGCGGCCGCCTCGTTACCTGCGGATCGACGTCAGGTGTTTCGACCGAGATGAACCTGATGATGCTGTTCCAGCAGCAACTGAAGCTGCTCGGTTCGTTCGGTTGCCGCATGGAGAACATGGCGGATGCCATGCAGAAGATGGGCCGCGGGCTGGTGCATCCTGTTATCGACACCGAGGTCAGCTTCGATGATATCGACCGCGCTCTGGAGCGCATGGAATCGCGCCAGATCTTCGGCAAGATCATCCTGAAGATGGACTGA